Part of the Sphingobacterium sp. LZ7M1 genome, ATGGGTTGAAGGTTGCAACGTTTAAACTGATGGTTGGTAGGTCCATGGACAAGGCACCTGTCGATAGGTTCTGTTCATGGGACATATTTGCCGTGAAATTCACCTTGCCATCAGCAAACACTTTTCCGTAAGCAACCGATGAACGCATACTGTTGTTGATCGCTTGCTGAGGGTTATAGCCACCTGTTGTGGCAGCATTACGGTAAGCATTTCGAGAACCGAAGTTTACCGATGCGGAGAATGATGTACCTGGATTTGCTTCTTGACGTTGAGAGTGGTTCCAAGTGAATCGGAAGTTTTTCTCGCGACCATAATTATCGGTTCCTTCCACCCCTTGCACATATGAGCCATATTGAAGGGCGAAGTTACCATTGAACTTATAATTCACTAAGTATTGGGTCCTCACATTGGCTTCCCAGGTTCCTTTGGAATATAAGGTACCCCTGATTTCCGAGTCCCAATAATCATTGAATGTCAGGTACCATCCTAGATCACGCATCGCGAAACCTCTAGCGGCATCTTCACCGAAAGAGGGAAATAGGAATCCGGAACTTTTCTTGTCCTGTTTAGGAAAAAAACCAAATGGGATGGCCAAAAACTTAATCGGAATATTTGCTACGACCAAATAGGAAGGTCCGGCAATAATCTGTTTCTGGGTGATGACCCCTTTGGTAATCTGAATACCAAAGTGGGTATGTGGATAAGGTAGGTTACAGGTGGAGTAAAGCCCTTTGTAGAGGGACATTTCATCATAGATGTTTTTCCTTACCTCTCTGGCCTGAATGTATCCCCCGTCAACCTCGGTCATTACACCGAAGGTTTTGGGCACTTGAGTCTTATAGTTGTAGAGAAGGGAGTCGACCGCAATGGGCGATTCACCGGGCATGATCACGACCGGACGACCTACATATTTGCCGTTATGGTCCATTACCCCGGAGGCAAACAGGACATTGGTATTTCTATCCAAACGGATATAATCCGCTGCCAATTCAAACCCTTGGTATTTAACTTTGGCGCCTTTGTATAAGTGAAGGACGTTTTTACTGACCTGGTTCCATGAGGAATCATTTGCGGAAATGGTCACAACGGTTTCCAAACCACCTTGATCTTTCATGTGGACTGTATCCTGACCATTTACTTCCTTGAAGTTATTTCTGCTGGTATCGGTCGGAATTGTATCTCTTTGAAGGGTGTCTATTGTAACATTTTGAGTGCGAGAATTGGTCTCCACCTGAGCCTGTAGCACAGACATCCCAATAAAAAAAAACAGAATGGAAAGGAAAAAACAACTTAAGGCCTTCAAAATGAAATATGAATGTTATTTTTGTGCTAATTTTAAACTCTTGTTGGCAAAAATAGTCAAAAATCAATAACAACGATTAGGTTTTTCAAAAGTTAATCATATTTAACAGTTTACATTTGCAATGTTATTGATAGGACTAAAATAATAACGTTAACTATGAATTTCAATAAATCAACAAAAATATCGATTACGTTTGCAGCAGTACTTCTTCCCTTGATTTTCTTGAGCGGTATTGTTCATTCCACTGAAAAGAAAAATCCTGAGAATAATCCTCCTCAAACTTCGCAATCCAATAAAACATTCAAATTGGTCGTTATTGACCCAGGTCATGGTGGTAATCTACCCGGTGCTCGAGGAAGGACCACCGTGGAAAAGGATATTACGCTGCAAGTGGGAAAACGATTGAAAGAAGCGATTGAAAAAGAAATGCCTGGCGTAAAGGCTATGTTGACCCGTGAAACTGATGTGGATGTTCCATTTCACGAAAGGACAGCCTTGGCAAATAAAAACCATGCTGACCTTTTTATCTCTATCCACTGCAACTCGGCCGATGTCGACCGCCGAGTGAAAGGTAAGAACGGGCGCTATACCACCAGGACCATCAGGAACCCTGGAGTAAGTGGTACCGAAACTTTTGTTTGTGGTTTTAACAGGTTGCAGCGAGGAGAATCGGAAGTAGCCGTTAGGGAGAATGCCGATATTCTTTTTGAAGAGAACTATCAGGAGAACTATGGCGGATTTGACCCAAATGACCCTTCTACCTATATTATCTTCTCTTTAATGAAGAGGACATATCGCGATAAGAGTATTCGGTTTGCAACTCATATCCAAAATGAATATGTTAAAAAAGGCCGTCCAAACCGCGGGGTACAAGAATTATCCCTGGCAGTTTTAGCTTCGGCAGCTATGCCAGCTGTACTGACGGAAATCGGCTTTATTTCTAACCCAGATGAAGAACAGTTCATGGCTTCTGAAGCTGGACAGAATGAAATCGTAGGTAATTTAGTGGACGCCATCAAGCAATATAAATCAAATTCAATTGCACAGTAGGAATAGAATTTGATAGGAAACAGAAACGATTAAGAGAAATTGGAGAAATTGACAACAAAAAAGACAAACGTGATTCGGAAAATTGGGTTATTGTTGACTTGTATCTCAGTGGTTGTATTAGCGAGTTTTAAACCAAAAGATTTACAAAGCGACCAAAGTGGAAGTCCTAGAAAAATTAAAACAATAGTATTAGATCCTGGGCATGGTGGACATGATTCTGGGGCAGTAGGTAGGCAATCTAAGGAAAAAGACATTGCCCTACAGGTGGCCTTGAAACTGGGAAAGAAGATCCAGAAGGAATTCCCAGGCATCAAAGTGATCTATACACGTACCACGGATGTATATCCTAAACTTTATGAACGTCCTGCATTGGCAAATAAGCATCATGCGGACCTTTTTATTTCCATACACTGTAACTCAGGTGGTGCCAGTAGCCGTAGGGTAAAAAACAGCCGCGGTCGATATGTCACGCAACGTGTTCTGAACACCTCCGCGAAAGGAACCGAAACATTGGTTCTAGGTTTTAGCCGTACCGGTGACCAAGATGTAGCGATCCGTGAGAACGCATCCATCCTAATGGAAGAAAACTACAAAGAAAACTATGGTGGTTTTGACCCTAAAGACCCCTCTACCTACATCGTATTTTCATTGATGAAAAGAAAATTTAGAGAGCAAAGTATCCGTCTTGCATCCTATATGCAAGATCAATTTGCGGGATCTAGCCGTACGGACAGAGGTGTAAAGGAACAATCTTTAGCGGTTTTGGCAACAGCAGGTATGCCGGCAGTATTGACCGAAATCGGATTTATTTCCAATCCAGATGAGGAACGCTTCATGATGTCATCCGCTGGACAAGAATCAATTGTCACCGATTTGTTCAATGCCATAAATACCTACAGAAAAAGCATAGAAAAATAAACTTTTTCTTAAATTGGCGGTTAGAACAGAGTGGTAGTACTTAAATAGGGTAATTTTGAAAATATCTAACGAAACTAAAGTCGGGGCATTAACTAGTATTGCTATTGCAATCTTATTTATCGGTTACAGTTTCCTCAAAGGGAACAATGTTTTTAGCAGCGAAAATACTTTTTATACAGAATATGACAACGTGGACGGCCTAGCGGTTTCTAAACCTGTATTGGTCAGTGGTTTCCAAATTGGCCGCGTTTCTAAACTTACCCTTCAACCGAACGGAAAAATCAGGACTGAATTCAAGATCAACAATGACTATGATATCCCATCCAATACAGTGGCAAGAATTGTAAGTGCCGACCTATTGGGTAGTAAGGCCATCGTCTTTGAATTAGGGAACAGCACCACCATGGCCAGAAATGGAGATCCATTGCTATCGGATGTACAGGCTAACCTGATGGAAAAAGTTGAACCCTTGCAAAAGAAAATCGAAAACTTGGTCGTAAAACTGGATTCCGTATTATCGGGTGTAAACTCGGTATTGGATGAAAACTTCCAAAGAGATTTCAAGAGCAGTGTACATAGTATCTCTGTTTCCTTGAAGAACCTTGAAAAGATTACCGGTGATGTAGATGGATTGATGGGTGCAGAGAAAAACCGCTTGAGTAAGATCCTTGCCAATATGGAGTCCATTACCATGAACTTCAAAAACAACAACGAAAAGATCAATTCCATTTTAGCGAATCTGGATAACCTTTCAGATGACCTTTCAAAAACCGAAATCAAGGCGACCGTTGACAATGCCAACCAAACCATGAAGGATGTAATGGAAATAACCAATAAGATCAATACTGGAGATGGATCACTAAGTCAATTGATCCATGATGAAAAGCTATACAATAACCTAACAAATGCTTCCGAAAATCTGGACCAATTGGTGAAAGACCTGAAAGAAAATCCAGGTAAATACCTGAAGATTTCAATCTTCGGAAAGAAAGACACAAAATAGATTCAACGAATCAATTTTACAAAGAGCTCTAATTTTAATCGATTAGAGCTTTTTTATTGAATTATTTCAAACCGCTTAAATTGCTTAAACAACTATCAACTAATAACTTACCTAATTGACTACTAATTATAACCAATATTACATTAAAACAATAAAATATTATTTTAATAATTTTATACTTAAAATAATCAAAGTTTAATTAATTCTATTTGATGTAGCGATAAATATTACTATCCGTTTAAATCATATTGAAGTTATTTTAACACTGAGGATTGATATTTAAGCACTAAAATGTCCCATTTTGATAAATATTCCGATGAAAAGTTATTGGTCCTATTGAAAGACAGCGACCCTAAAGCATTTACAGAAATTTATAAAAGGTATTGGGACAAACTTTTGGTTATAGCCAGCAATAAACTTTCCGACATCCTGGTAGCTGAAGAAATAGTCCAGGATATATTCTTGGATATCTGGAAACGGAGGCAGAGCCTCAAACTCAGTGACCAAATAGAAAGATACCTTGCAGCAGCCCTAAAATATAAGGTCATTAATTATAGACATAGACTGGCAGTAGAACAAAAGTTTGTTGACTACAGTAAAAGATCGGAGGACGAGAAGTTCTATTCTATGGAAAACTACCTCCAATTTGAAGAACTCAAGACCAAATTGGAAAAATTGGTTACCCAGCTTCCCGAAAAATGCCAACTGGTCTACAAGTTGAGCCGTGAAGAAGGACTATCCCAAAAAGAAATTGCAAAGCGGCTATTAATTGCAGAAAAGACCGTGGAAGCCCATTTAACCCGGGCACTCAAGAAAATAAAATCAGGCCTCAATTATATCATCTGCTTGTTTTATTAAGACATCATTAAAAAAAAAATACTTTTTTTCATTTCCTATATAGGGATAAGGGCCCTCACCTTGATTATAGTTATATAGACCTATAATTAAATTACGATGACGGAACAAAATCGCTTAGCCGAACTGGAGCAGAAATGGCTCAATGGTTCGATTTCTGACGATGAGGCAAAGGAATATGCAGCTTGGTACAATAGTGCCCAGAACGACCCTATTAATATCCCTGAACATATTGCGAGTAGCAAAGAAGAACATAAAACCAGAATCCTAGAAGGTCTATTGGCAAAACTTGAGGTTTCTAATGGCAAAATTCTAGAGCCGAAACCAATGTGGTACAGAAATAAAACCTACCTAGGTATTGCAGCAAGCCTTCTGATGATCCTAGGCATCGCGTCTTATTGGTTTGTTACAGATAATAAAACCCCAGAAAACACAATAACATCTCAAGATAAAAAAGCCGGTACAGAAGGATTGGTCCTTTCTCTAGAAAATGGTGAAACCGTTGAAATCGACTCATTAGCAGACGGACTCATAGCGAGTCAGGATGGCGTTGAGATCTATAAAAAAGATGGGGCCATTTATTATAAAGGCGAGGCCGGAAAGACCTCTTTCAACACCGCCCACACGCCCAAAGGAAGGAAGTTCGAGATCCAACTGCCAGACGGTTCCAATGTCTGGTTAAATGCCGAATCTACCATTAAATACCCAATCGAATTTGCAGAAAACCAACGCAAAGTCCAGGTGACTGGCGAAGCGTATTTTGAGGTTGCTAAAAATGAAAATTCACCATTCATAGTTGAAACCGAAGACCAGACCATTCAGGTTTTGGGAACTCAATTCAACATAAATAGTTATTCAAACGAAAACGCTAGCAGAACGACCCTCTTGGAAGGAAAGGTAAAGATCTCCTGTCAAGGTGAAGAGCATTTCTTAACACCTAACGAACAAATTACTTATGACCGTCGCAAGGAAAAACTTGCCAAATCGGAGGTGAATGCCAAACAATCCATTAGCTGGGTCCAAGGATATTTCAACTTTCAAGATTCAGACTTAGCAGGAATTATGAAACAAATTGAACGCTGGTACAACATTGAAGTCGAATTCCAAGCAGGGGTAGATCAAAATCAAACCTTCTCCGGCCGCACGAGCATGAACCAAAATCTCTCTGAAGTGCTGAAAGTTTTAGAATTAAGTGGAATCAAAACACAGCTCCAGAACAACAAACTTACCGTAATCCCATGATCTAAAGAAAAGTACCAATAACCCTAATTACCATAACCTTAAAATGAATAGAATCAAATTAGCTATTATCACTTGTTTGATGATGCTTTCCTTACCCTTGTTTGCTCAAAAGGTCACCCTGAATGAAAAAAACAGCAGATTAAAGGACGTACTGGAAAAGATTGTCGAACAGACGAATTATGATCTCTTTTATTCCACTGAAATACTCAAGAAATCAAAAAGAGTACGGATAAAAGTTACGGACCAAGATCTTAGAACCGTATTGGATGAGATCTTCCATCACCAGACCATATCTTATTCCATTGCGAACAATACCATTGTCTTGGTCCCTAAGAGACCTAGGATCGTGGAAACGGTCATTGAGGTCAACATCGATCAACTGACAAGACCTAACTTGCCCCGAATGGTCGAGGGAGAGATTCGAGATCAAGCCGGAAAACCCATTCGAGGAGTGACCATCGTGAACAACAAAGACCCAAAAAACTCCAGGACCATTTCCGACATCAATGGGCGATTTAATATAGAAACCTCCAGGGGCGACTTGGTTACTTTTTCCTGCCAAGGCTACAAAGAGAGTACGATTTTATTTCGGGGGGAAAGAAACATGCTCGTGACGCTGTACAACCAAGTATTAGCGGTAAACGAAGTAACGGTAGAGGCGCGCGTAAAGAAAAACCTGAACCTGAATACCCAGATCGATATGACCAACAGGTCATATATGAACCTTGGTCAGTTACTGCAGGGAACTGTTCCGGGATTGACCTTACAGGTCCTTCCTTCTAACAAAAGAAAGATTGTCGGCATCACCGAAATTGGAACTATCCAATCTGGTCAAGGCGGCGGACTTAGAAAAACCTATTATACATTGGATCAATTCCTTCAGAAATTCTATCCAAACGGGCAAAGGATGATCGATGCCATTGAAAATAAAACCAGCCTTCCGGGTGGTGGAGATGCAGGTAGATTTTTTATCGAGTATTCCAATCAAGCCAGTGTTACCCTAGTTCCGGAACTCAGAGGTTCTGCCAGTTTTGGTAATACAGAAGGGATGATGGTCATTATCGATGGCTTCCCCGTTGAGGAATTCCCAGCGGACTATCCAATGGCAAATGTGGAATCGGTAGAAGTTATCAAAGACCCTAAAGAACTGATCAAATGGGGACCTCGAGCTACAGCAGGTATTATCCTGATCAAGACCAAGACCGGAAGAAAGAACCAGGTCAACATTACATATAACGCCAATATGTACTTTAAACCTGCTCCTAAATACGATATGGCCAAATTAGGATTAGCTAGCTCTTCAGATATTATAGACTATCTGAAAAGTGCTGCAACAATGGATCTTGTCCCGGGAGATGGCGATTTTGAAAACCTAAATTTAGCCGAAAGACTTTTCGCTTGGCGCAGGGACAACAAAATCACCGAAGCAGAGTTCAATCGGAGGATTGACTCGCTTTCGATCCTATCCAATGAAGCGCAGGTGGCTCATCTCCAACAGAACGTGATGTCCCAAAACCATTTATTGTCATTTTCTGGAGGTACTCCTCAATATATGTTTACCCTGACCGGGACCTATAACAATTTCAAATCCCATGGACTCAACAATAATTCCAACACCTATGGGGTTGACTTGAAAAATAACTTCAACCTGTTAAAAGGCAAGTTAATAGCAAACTGGCAGATCAATGCCAACAGGACCAATGCGCAAGGTGGTGCAAATGAACTGTCTATCTATAACCTTCCCCCTGCCTATCAGATGTTCCTGGATCGACAAGGAAACTATATCTATGATCAAAAGGTACTTGGTGAAGTCTACAATAACCTTATCATGAAAAACGGCTATTTCAACCATGGTATCAATATGTTGGAAGACAGTCGCTTGATGAACAGCCTATCCAAAAACACCTTGGTACAAAGTCGTCTGGAAATGAAATGGGATCTGTTCAAAGGCTTACGTTGGGACAACTCCGTATTCTATCGCATGACACGCAACAACAATGACCGAATTACAGACCGACAAAGCAGTGAAGGAAGACAACTCTTTAATAATTATGGGTCACCAAACTTTGGTTCGGTAGACTTTTATGTACCACCGGGAGACATCTTAAACAATAGCCAGGATAAGTATTTACAATGGAATATCCGTTCCGGTCTTAGTTACTCCTTAAAGATCGATGAACATACCGTTACAGCCAATATTGGTGCTGGTGGGGCCAACGAAACCAGGGAAAGACCAGGAAATGTAACCCGTTATGGATACAATAAAAATACTGGAAAAGGTTCGGCAATCTTTCTACCTGCAGGAGATAAAAATCAAGGTGTTGAAAACTTCAGAAGACTATACAGTAGTACTGCAGCCTTGATCTATCCATTTGCTCTATTGACTCCTTCATCAGGTGACACTTCGATCTTTAGGAACTTAAACTGGAATGCAGGAATCAATTACGATTATAAAGAGAAGACCATAAATTTCAATGCTAACTATAGCGAGGCTTTCAGTCCTAACTATGGAAAGGAGAAATTTGCTACAACTAGGACATTTAATTCCATCGTTGGTTACCAATTCAAACATAAAAACCTGCCCGATTGGCTATCAGGTGTTATGGTTTCTGCTGGTCTGATGGGAAATAAAATGCCTGACCTGCCTACTACAATTGGAAGTAACCGATACAGACAGGCAGAATGGAACAACTACGCCATCTGGGTCAATAATTTTATTCCCGTACCCCAGGCTGGCCAATCCTCATTCAATATTTTTGAAGAATTAAGATTGAACCTATTTGGTGGAGACCTATCCGTGTATGGTCGTTACAATACCATGAAATTGAGTGGTATATCCCCTAGCGGAAGCCTGACTGACTCCGCTTCATTTAACCAGCGTCGGACCCTCAGGTATTTCAGTGCGGGATTGGAAGGGTCATTAAGGGACGGAACATTGATGTTCAACGGAACCTTTGATCGCTCCCCAGAAGGCCAAAAGCAATTCAATGGTAATATTTCCTATGATATCAAGAAGGAATCCTTTTTCACTTCTGAGGGGATCAGTACCTTAATGATTGGTGCAACTTATCAAGACCTATCTTCCATCCAGGGTTTGGGATTGATGATGGGAACCAACAGCAGTGCGGGCGGAGGTTTTGGATTGGCGACCAATAGTACCTTTTCCGTTTTGCCACCAAGAAACAAAAACATTGAAATATATTTTCAATTTGGTCTGAACAATGACCGCCATCGAATTGATCTAAGGTACTATAACCGGTCAGACCAAGGAATCACCAATAACATCCCTATTCCTACCGACCCTTCAACAGGACTGGACAATCAGATTACCTTCAGTAACATTGTGAATAAAGGTGTCGAATTCTTCTATAAATCTGACATCGTCAGGAAGCCGAAATTCAGTTATAGTTTCGCCATCAATGGAGCCTATAATTTAAATATGGCCAAGAAGATTCCAAAAACGCCATATTCCGCCAGCAGACAATTTTTAACGGCTTTCCGCGAAGGTTATAGCACGACCAATGTTTGGGGATATCGTTGGGCAGGCCTAAATGCAGAAGGTGCCCCCCAAATCTATGATGCAAAGGGCAACATCACAGCCAACCCAGACTCTTCCGTTTTGGCGAATGATATCATCTACATGGGAGCAACAAGGGCACCATGGACAGGTGGTTTCATGCATGATATTACCTACGGCAAATTCTTCGCCCGTGTATCCTTTATGGGTAGTTTCGGTGGTATTATGCGCCGGTTCATCCCTGCCAATTCGGGGGCTCAATACGAAAATTCTAATTTGATCAGCCAGCGTTGGAAAAAACCTGGCGACGAAGCGTTCACCGATGTCCCTGCGCTGACTAATGATACAGGTTTATCCATCCGTAGTTTCTTAGCTCAGAACTCCAGCAATAGCTTTATGTCAGCCAATTTTATCCGACTCCAAGAAGTGATGGTCGGATGGGAGATCCCAAAGAGCTTTCTTAACGAAAAATATGTAAAAAGCCTGCGCATCTCTGCTCACATGCAAAATGTAGCCGTTTGGGCGAAAAACAGATATAAATATGACCCTAATAATGTGGATACAGGTGGTAGACTTGGTTTACCTACTCCTATTCAATATGGGGCTACACTAAACGTAATTTTCTAATCGTAACACCATGA contains:
- a CDS encoding N-acetylmuramoyl-L-alanine amidase gives rise to the protein MNFNKSTKISITFAAVLLPLIFLSGIVHSTEKKNPENNPPQTSQSNKTFKLVVIDPGHGGNLPGARGRTTVEKDITLQVGKRLKEAIEKEMPGVKAMLTRETDVDVPFHERTALANKNHADLFISIHCNSADVDRRVKGKNGRYTTRTIRNPGVSGTETFVCGFNRLQRGESEVAVRENADILFEENYQENYGGFDPNDPSTYIIFSLMKRTYRDKSIRFATHIQNEYVKKGRPNRGVQELSLAVLASAAMPAVLTEIGFISNPDEEQFMASEAGQNEIVGNLVDAIKQYKSNSIAQ
- a CDS encoding MlaD family protein, with translation MKISNETKVGALTSIAIAILFIGYSFLKGNNVFSSENTFYTEYDNVDGLAVSKPVLVSGFQIGRVSKLTLQPNGKIRTEFKINNDYDIPSNTVARIVSADLLGSKAIVFELGNSTTMARNGDPLLSDVQANLMEKVEPLQKKIENLVVKLDSVLSGVNSVLDENFQRDFKSSVHSISVSLKNLEKITGDVDGLMGAEKNRLSKILANMESITMNFKNNNEKINSILANLDNLSDDLSKTEIKATVDNANQTMKDVMEITNKINTGDGSLSQLIHDEKLYNNLTNASENLDQLVKDLKENPGKYLKISIFGKKDTK
- a CDS encoding FecR family protein, whose amino-acid sequence is MTEQNRLAELEQKWLNGSISDDEAKEYAAWYNSAQNDPINIPEHIASSKEEHKTRILEGLLAKLEVSNGKILEPKPMWYRNKTYLGIAASLLMILGIASYWFVTDNKTPENTITSQDKKAGTEGLVLSLENGETVEIDSLADGLIASQDGVEIYKKDGAIYYKGEAGKTSFNTAHTPKGRKFEIQLPDGSNVWLNAESTIKYPIEFAENQRKVQVTGEAYFEVAKNENSPFIVETEDQTIQVLGTQFNINSYSNENASRTTLLEGKVKISCQGEEHFLTPNEQITYDRRKEKLAKSEVNAKQSISWVQGYFNFQDSDLAGIMKQIERWYNIEVEFQAGVDQNQTFSGRTSMNQNLSEVLKVLELSGIKTQLQNNKLTVIP
- a CDS encoding N-acetylmuramoyl-L-alanine amidase; translated protein: MIRKIGLLLTCISVVVLASFKPKDLQSDQSGSPRKIKTIVLDPGHGGHDSGAVGRQSKEKDIALQVALKLGKKIQKEFPGIKVIYTRTTDVYPKLYERPALANKHHADLFISIHCNSGGASSRRVKNSRGRYVTQRVLNTSAKGTETLVLGFSRTGDQDVAIRENASILMEENYKENYGGFDPKDPSTYIVFSLMKRKFREQSIRLASYMQDQFAGSSRTDRGVKEQSLAVLATAGMPAVLTEIGFISNPDEERFMMSSAGQESIVTDLFNAINTYRKSIEK
- a CDS encoding RNA polymerase sigma-70 factor, with the translated sequence MSHFDKYSDEKLLVLLKDSDPKAFTEIYKRYWDKLLVIASNKLSDILVAEEIVQDIFLDIWKRRQSLKLSDQIERYLAAALKYKVINYRHRLAVEQKFVDYSKRSEDEKFYSMENYLQFEELKTKLEKLVTQLPEKCQLVYKLSREEGLSQKEIAKRLLIAEKTVEAHLTRALKKIKSGLNYIICLFY
- a CDS encoding SusC/RagA family TonB-linked outer membrane protein codes for the protein MNRIKLAIITCLMMLSLPLFAQKVTLNEKNSRLKDVLEKIVEQTNYDLFYSTEILKKSKRVRIKVTDQDLRTVLDEIFHHQTISYSIANNTIVLVPKRPRIVETVIEVNIDQLTRPNLPRMVEGEIRDQAGKPIRGVTIVNNKDPKNSRTISDINGRFNIETSRGDLVTFSCQGYKESTILFRGERNMLVTLYNQVLAVNEVTVEARVKKNLNLNTQIDMTNRSYMNLGQLLQGTVPGLTLQVLPSNKRKIVGITEIGTIQSGQGGGLRKTYYTLDQFLQKFYPNGQRMIDAIENKTSLPGGGDAGRFFIEYSNQASVTLVPELRGSASFGNTEGMMVIIDGFPVEEFPADYPMANVESVEVIKDPKELIKWGPRATAGIILIKTKTGRKNQVNITYNANMYFKPAPKYDMAKLGLASSSDIIDYLKSAATMDLVPGDGDFENLNLAERLFAWRRDNKITEAEFNRRIDSLSILSNEAQVAHLQQNVMSQNHLLSFSGGTPQYMFTLTGTYNNFKSHGLNNNSNTYGVDLKNNFNLLKGKLIANWQINANRTNAQGGANELSIYNLPPAYQMFLDRQGNYIYDQKVLGEVYNNLIMKNGYFNHGINMLEDSRLMNSLSKNTLVQSRLEMKWDLFKGLRWDNSVFYRMTRNNNDRITDRQSSEGRQLFNNYGSPNFGSVDFYVPPGDILNNSQDKYLQWNIRSGLSYSLKIDEHTVTANIGAGGANETRERPGNVTRYGYNKNTGKGSAIFLPAGDKNQGVENFRRLYSSTAALIYPFALLTPSSGDTSIFRNLNWNAGINYDYKEKTINFNANYSEAFSPNYGKEKFATTRTFNSIVGYQFKHKNLPDWLSGVMVSAGLMGNKMPDLPTTIGSNRYRQAEWNNYAIWVNNFIPVPQAGQSSFNIFEELRLNLFGGDLSVYGRYNTMKLSGISPSGSLTDSASFNQRRTLRYFSAGLEGSLRDGTLMFNGTFDRSPEGQKQFNGNISYDIKKESFFTSEGISTLMIGATYQDLSSIQGLGLMMGTNSSAGGGFGLATNSTFSVLPPRNKNIEIYFQFGLNNDRHRIDLRYYNRSDQGITNNIPIPTDPSTGLDNQITFSNIVNKGVEFFYKSDIVRKPKFSYSFAINGAYNLNMAKKIPKTPYSASRQFLTAFREGYSTTNVWGYRWAGLNAEGAPQIYDAKGNITANPDSSVLANDIIYMGATRAPWTGGFMHDITYGKFFARVSFMGSFGGIMRRFIPANSGAQYENSNLISQRWKKPGDEAFTDVPALTNDTGLSIRSFLAQNSSNSFMSANFIRLQEVMVGWEIPKSFLNEKYVKSLRISAHMQNVAVWAKNRYKYDPNNVDTGGRLGLPTPIQYGATLNVIF